The Nitratidesulfovibrio sp. SRB-5 genome includes a window with the following:
- a CDS encoding purine-nucleoside phosphorylase: MQNPENVQNATSVITSALSGISGQTGPAPRPRVGVVCGTGLGGLADALADARPLPYSRVPGFPQSTVASHEGRFLFGRIGTVEVVLQQGRCHLYEGYAPEDVCMGVRVMAALGVEMLVITNAAGALNPRWDAGDLMLITDHINFTGRSPLTGPNHDAWGPRFPDMSAPYDATLGRIAMEEAARLGVRLERGVYVGVPGPQMETPAETRMYRQMGADAVGMSTVLEVIAARHMGLRVLGISCLTNKNLPDCMQEAPLEEVIRVAGEAGDKLTRLVAAVVERV; encoded by the coding sequence ATGCAAAACCCGGAAAATGTCCAGAATGCGACATCCGTTATCACTTCCGCCCTGTCCGGAATCTCCGGACAGACCGGGCCCGCGCCCCGCCCCCGCGTGGGCGTGGTGTGCGGCACCGGCCTGGGCGGCCTGGCCGATGCCCTGGCCGACGCCCGCCCCCTGCCCTATTCGCGGGTGCCGGGCTTTCCGCAATCCACGGTCGCCTCGCACGAGGGACGGTTTCTGTTCGGGCGCATCGGCACGGTAGAGGTGGTGCTGCAACAGGGCCGCTGCCACCTGTACGAGGGCTACGCCCCGGAAGACGTGTGCATGGGCGTGCGGGTCATGGCTGCCCTGGGCGTGGAGATGCTGGTCATCACCAACGCTGCGGGCGCGCTGAACCCTCGCTGGGACGCGGGCGACCTGATGCTGATCACCGACCACATCAATTTCACCGGGCGCAGCCCCCTGACCGGCCCCAACCACGACGCCTGGGGGCCGCGCTTTCCCGACATGAGCGCCCCCTATGACGCCACGCTGGGCCGCATCGCCATGGAAGAAGCGGCGCGCCTTGGCGTGCGCCTGGAGCGCGGCGTGTACGTGGGCGTGCCCGGCCCGCAGATGGAAACCCCGGCGGAAACCCGCATGTACCGCCAGATGGGCGCAGACGCCGTGGGCATGTCCACGGTGCTGGAAGTGATTGCCGCGCGCCACATGGGGCTGCGGGTGCTGGGCATTTCGTGCCTGACCAACAAGAACCTGCCCGACTGCATGCAGGAAGCCCCGCTGGAAGAGGTCATTCGCGTTGCGGGGGAGGCCGGGGACAAGTTGACCCGGCTGGTGGCCGCTGTGGTGGAGAGGGTGTAA
- a CDS encoding motility protein A produces MDIATFFGVLTGFGLVISAILMGPEPGKFFDIPSVMIVFGGTAASILVTFPLEEVMQAVRGGCKAFGTKRVQAQDVVNTMVRIAEISRREGLIALENVQTENALIKKACQLIADNADPGLIRGTVAIEIASMKRRHNVSIGVFNRLAGYSPAYGMIGTLIGLVQMLATLNDPSSIGPAMAVAIITTFYGALLSNLLFLPIAGKLKARSMQEELHLLVIFEGAKCILENNNPRLVYEKLSSFLPPKERKDGR; encoded by the coding sequence ATGGATATAGCAACTTTTTTCGGGGTGCTCACGGGCTTCGGCCTGGTCATCAGCGCCATTCTCATGGGGCCGGAGCCGGGGAAATTCTTCGATATCCCCAGCGTGATGATCGTCTTCGGGGGCACCGCCGCATCCATCCTGGTCACCTTTCCGCTGGAGGAGGTGATGCAGGCGGTGCGGGGCGGCTGCAAGGCCTTTGGCACCAAGCGGGTGCAGGCGCAGGACGTGGTGAACACCATGGTCCGCATCGCCGAGATCAGCCGCCGCGAAGGGCTCATCGCCCTCGAGAACGTGCAGACCGAAAACGCCCTGATCAAGAAGGCCTGCCAACTCATTGCCGACAATGCCGACCCCGGCCTGATCCGCGGCACCGTGGCCATCGAGATTGCCTCCATGAAGCGGCGGCACAACGTGTCCATCGGCGTGTTCAACCGGCTGGCGGGGTATTCCCCGGCCTACGGCATGATCGGCACGCTCATCGGCCTCGTGCAGATGCTGGCCACGCTCAACGATCCCTCGTCCATCGGCCCGGCCATGGCCGTGGCCATCATCACCACCTTCTACGGGGCGCTGCTGTCCAACCTGCTGTTTCTGCCCATTGCCGGCAAACTGAAGGCGCGCAGCATGCAGGAGGAATTGCACCTGCTGGTCATCTTCGAGGGTGCGAAATGCATTCTTGAAAACAACAACCCCAGGCTGGTGTACGAGAAGCTTTCCTCGTTCCTGCCCCCCAAGGAGCGCAAGGATGGCAGATGA
- a CDS encoding flagellar motor protein MotB has translation MADDDDLDMESEADEPPQEWLATLADVSMLLLCFFILLFALSTIDKTKITETFDSVRTVFGGKDKELSTSAVRSDESSALLESVRLQRQIIEAQRNTYSEMRTYLNKTGVEGIIGAVFDEGVITLRIPAEVMFAPGETDLSPQAERYLKPLADLFVRKKDQSINIRGFTDDSQPGQNSRFRDNWELSSLRAVSVLRYFLKAGIDSKRLTATGLGELDPLFPNTTEENRARNRRVEFMLERRVTK, from the coding sequence ATGGCAGATGACGACGACCTGGACATGGAATCCGAAGCCGACGAGCCGCCTCAGGAATGGCTGGCCACCCTTGCCGACGTTTCCATGCTGCTGCTGTGCTTCTTCATCCTGCTCTTTGCCCTGTCCACCATCGATAAGACCAAGATAACCGAAACGTTCGATTCGGTGCGCACGGTGTTCGGCGGCAAGGACAAGGAACTCTCCACGTCTGCCGTGCGCAGCGACGAATCCAGCGCGCTGCTGGAATCGGTGCGGCTGCAACGCCAGATCATCGAGGCCCAGCGCAACACCTATTCGGAAATGCGCACCTACCTCAACAAGACGGGGGTAGAGGGCATCATCGGTGCCGTGTTCGACGAAGGCGTCATAACCCTGCGTATTCCGGCGGAAGTCATGTTCGCCCCCGGCGAGACGGATTTGAGTCCCCAGGCCGAACGTTACCTGAAACCTCTGGCCGACCTGTTCGTGCGCAAGAAGGACCAGTCCATAAATATCCGGGGGTTTACGGATGACTCGCAACCTGGTCAAAACTCAAGATTCCGGGATAATTGGGAACTTTCTTCATTGCGCGCGGTGAGCGTATTACGCTATTTCCTGAAAGCGGGTATCGACTCCAAGCGGTTGACAGCCACCGGGCTTGGTGAGTTAGACCCCCTCTTCCCGAATACCACGGAAGAAAACCGGGCGCGCAACCGGCGCGTGGAATTCATGCTGGAACGCCGGGTGACAAAGTGA
- a CDS encoding PilZ domain-containing protein yields the protein MTTHDEFDDFNFTLPSDVEGERRAYRTSVPGLEASVAGKDGTFPVENVSAVGIALHAPGHAFAEGENLRVDLLIMGRSYITELPAKVARLGEGGLVGCEFASPDFWQEARLDKLVLEVQKRMIARRKAESEKRDAQAAGQRREGGAASDASSDAPAGAGGSTGFTVDSAAGTGLDV from the coding sequence ATGACGACGCACGACGAATTCGACGATTTCAATTTCACGCTGCCCTCGGACGTAGAGGGCGAACGCCGGGCCTACCGCACGTCGGTGCCCGGCCTTGAAGCAAGCGTGGCGGGGAAGGACGGCACATTCCCCGTGGAAAACGTGAGCGCGGTGGGCATTGCCTTGCACGCCCCCGGCCACGCCTTTGCGGAAGGGGAGAACCTGCGGGTGGACCTGCTGATCATGGGCAGGTCCTACATCACCGAACTGCCCGCCAAGGTGGCGCGGTTGGGTGAAGGCGGCCTTGTCGGGTGCGAATTCGCCTCGCCGGACTTCTGGCAGGAAGCGCGCCTGGACAAGCTGGTGCTCGAGGTTCAGAAGCGGATGATCGCCCGGCGCAAGGCGGAATCCGAAAAACGTGATGCGCAGGCCGCAGGGCAGCGCCGCGAGGGCGGGGCTGCTTCCGACGCGTCTTCCGACGCGCCCGCAGGCGCGGGAGGCTCCACCGGGTTCACGGTGGACAGCGCCGCCGGGACGGGACTGGACGTCTGA
- a CDS encoding biotin carboxylase N-terminal domain-containing protein, translating into MQTKDHKVLVANRGEIAIRIVQACRKLGLAFTCVYTAEDAASGHVRIARELGGDKSLCRVSSYHDANELMAVADDAGATAVHPGYGFFAEDYRFARRVSQRDRKLIFIGPSWRVIRELGDKINTKRLARSLGVPTVPGSDRPIYDEMEAEKVAQSLFEFQEQQGIRKPLVLVKASAGGGGMGIEEVYDIDLFRSVYRRIRNYALRQFKDEGVLIEQRIRDFNHLEVQVVSDRSGRNPVHFGTRNCSIQSTGLQKRIEIAPGFDPSSIEYGFDAAQVLRDITQHSLTMARKVGYDNVGTWEWIVTRDGRPFLMEVNTRIQVENGVSATIARVRGQKGVDLIAEQIRIGLGEPLGYGQEDVTFEGVGIEYRLIAEDPDNRFTPWVGRVDGFGWPERPWLAMHTHVPSDDPYDIPTEFDPNLALAIIWGKDLAEARERGVEFLDTLVLEGANNAGEPLRSNVRFLRDNTGRILKF; encoded by the coding sequence GTGCAGACGAAAGACCATAAGGTGCTGGTGGCGAACAGAGGGGAAATCGCCATTCGCATCGTTCAGGCCTGCCGCAAGCTGGGCCTGGCTTTCACGTGCGTGTACACGGCGGAGGACGCCGCGTCGGGCCATGTGCGCATTGCCCGCGAACTGGGCGGCGACAAGAGCCTCTGCCGCGTCTCCTCCTATCATGATGCCAACGAACTCATGGCCGTAGCAGACGATGCGGGCGCCACCGCCGTGCATCCGGGCTACGGCTTTTTCGCCGAAGACTACCGCTTTGCCCGCCGCGTTTCCCAGCGTGACCGCAAGCTCATCTTCATCGGCCCTTCGTGGCGGGTAATCCGCGAACTGGGCGACAAGATCAATACCAAGCGCCTTGCGCGCAGCCTGGGCGTGCCCACCGTGCCCGGTTCCGACCGGCCCATCTACGACGAGATGGAAGCGGAAAAGGTGGCCCAGAGCCTGTTCGAATTCCAGGAACAGCAGGGCATCCGCAAGCCGCTGGTGCTGGTCAAGGCATCGGCGGGCGGCGGCGGCATGGGCATCGAAGAGGTGTACGACATCGACCTCTTCCGCTCCGTGTACCGGCGCATCCGCAACTATGCCCTGCGCCAGTTCAAGGACGAGGGCGTGCTCATCGAGCAGCGCATCCGCGACTTCAACCACCTGGAAGTGCAGGTGGTGTCCGACCGCAGCGGGCGCAACCCCGTGCATTTCGGCACCCGCAACTGCTCCATCCAGTCCACCGGCCTGCAGAAGCGCATCGAGATCGCTCCCGGTTTCGATCCTTCGTCCATCGAATACGGTTTCGACGCCGCCCAGGTGCTGCGCGACATCACCCAGCACTCGCTGACCATGGCCCGCAAGGTGGGCTACGACAACGTGGGTACCTGGGAATGGATCGTCACCCGCGACGGCCGTCCCTTCCTGATGGAAGTGAACACCCGCATCCAGGTGGAGAACGGCGTGTCGGCCACCATCGCCCGCGTGCGCGGGCAGAAGGGCGTGGACCTCATCGCCGAGCAGATCCGCATCGGCCTTGGCGAGCCGCTGGGCTACGGGCAGGAGGACGTCACCTTCGAAGGCGTGGGCATCGAATACCGCCTCATCGCCGAAGACCCGGACAACCGCTTCACCCCGTGGGTGGGCCGCGTGGACGGCTTCGGCTGGCCCGAGCGCCCCTGGCTGGCCATGCACACCCACGTGCCCAGCGACGACCCCTACGACATTCCCACCGAATTCGACCCCAACCTGGCGCTGGCCATCATCTGGGGCAAGGATCTTGCGGAAGCCAGGGAACGCGGCGTCGAATTCCTCGACACGCTGGTGCTGGAAGGCGCCAACAACGCGGGCGAGCCGCTGCGTTCCAACGTCCGGTTCCTGCGGGACAACACCGGGCGCATCCTCAAGTTCTAG
- a CDS encoding acetyl-CoA carboxylase carboxyl transferase subunit alpha/beta, protein MDTEKRTQHLAERLGYIRDVFGGKHNENIALLDSKLQEFNLRLSEGSISDENAALTTLEDLFDFVERKLEAELTPMDKVRIVRHPQRICLRDILENVYDNYTEIGGKDEHSIDPSMLIARAYITRRSGKRTINQPVLVIGQEKGHGEEFRNGGSVKPWGNAKALQYMKVAETEGIPIHTYVFTPGSYPVEDYPGAAQQIARNLYEMAGLRVPVIAVFSEGGSGGAEAIGLSDRRLMLSHGYYSVISPEGAAAIEGRLRHGQRAAPELIEKCAQQLRITAEDNLRMGYIDHVVTEPPLGARPYHYDFFRGLRQEIIRATDEVILGVKGFAPFRAMVLRRRRGKAETMDLDNMYVRWSLSSSAKDRLVNRRHRKFNRLARNAARDRRPVLRKLSNMGWDAWWDIYSYFKYDLLRKHQQKIAYLMEEVEAEAQVLMEKVAAPWRKITCALPGGACQSSEQTERELTTLSDWDEEGQRSGNWSYVSPRAKEDRAITCPNAGSHGCLDLWAPDLFGEFAGVCTYCGHHFPMEYQWYLHNVFDEGSIFEFNAEIEAGNPLGFEGFDVKLEQAKKQTGLKSGCVTFEARIDNVKLVVAMLVAPFRGGSVGAAEGEKFVQAAERAKKKRYPFLAYVHGTAGIRIQEGTNGVIQMPRCTMAVRRYIEAGGLYLVLYDTNSYAGPLASFLGCSPYQFSIRSANIGFAGPGVIKETTGVDIPPDYHRAYRALSRGHIQGIWDRRDARMNLKQALLTMGGRNLYYR, encoded by the coding sequence ATGGATACCGAAAAGAGAACGCAGCACCTGGCCGAACGTCTGGGCTACATCCGCGACGTGTTCGGCGGAAAGCACAACGAGAACATCGCGCTCCTCGATTCCAAGTTGCAGGAATTCAACCTGCGGCTGTCCGAGGGCTCCATCAGCGACGAGAACGCCGCGCTGACCACCCTTGAAGACCTGTTCGACTTCGTGGAGCGCAAGCTGGAAGCCGAACTGACGCCCATGGACAAGGTGCGCATCGTGCGGCACCCGCAGCGCATCTGCCTGCGCGACATCCTGGAAAACGTCTACGACAACTACACCGAAATCGGCGGCAAGGACGAACACTCCATCGATCCTTCCATGCTCATCGCCCGCGCCTACATCACCCGGCGCAGCGGCAAGAGGACCATCAACCAGCCGGTTCTGGTCATCGGGCAGGAAAAGGGCCACGGAGAGGAATTCCGCAACGGCGGTTCGGTGAAGCCGTGGGGCAACGCCAAGGCCCTTCAGTACATGAAGGTTGCCGAAACCGAAGGCATTCCCATCCACACCTACGTCTTCACGCCCGGTTCCTACCCGGTGGAGGACTACCCCGGCGCGGCCCAGCAGATTGCCCGCAACCTGTACGAAATGGCGGGCCTGCGCGTGCCGGTCATTGCCGTGTTCTCGGAAGGCGGCTCCGGCGGGGCAGAGGCCATCGGCCTTTCCGACCGGCGCCTGATGCTTTCGCACGGGTACTATTCGGTCATCTCGCCCGAAGGGGCGGCGGCCATCGAAGGCCGCCTGCGCCACGGGCAGCGCGCCGCGCCCGAGCTGATCGAAAAGTGCGCCCAGCAGTTGCGCATCACGGCGGAAGACAACCTGCGCATGGGCTACATCGACCATGTGGTCACGGAACCGCCGCTCGGCGCGCGCCCGTACCATTACGACTTCTTCCGGGGCCTGCGGCAGGAGATCATCCGCGCCACGGACGAGGTGATCCTGGGCGTGAAGGGCTTTGCCCCGTTCCGGGCCATGGTGCTGCGTCGCCGCCGCGGCAAGGCCGAAACCATGGACCTCGACAACATGTACGTGCGCTGGAGCCTGTCGTCGTCCGCCAAGGACCGGCTGGTCAACCGTCGCCATCGCAAGTTCAACCGCCTGGCCCGCAACGCCGCGCGCGACAGGCGCCCCGTGCTGCGCAAGCTGTCCAACATGGGCTGGGACGCCTGGTGGGACATCTACTCCTACTTCAAGTACGACCTGCTGCGTAAGCACCAGCAGAAGATCGCCTACCTCATGGAAGAGGTGGAGGCCGAAGCACAGGTGCTCATGGAAAAGGTGGCCGCCCCGTGGCGCAAGATCACCTGCGCGCTGCCCGGCGGCGCGTGCCAGAGCAGCGAGCAGACCGAGCGCGAACTGACCACCCTGTCCGACTGGGACGAGGAAGGCCAGCGCAGCGGCAACTGGAGCTATGTCAGCCCCCGCGCCAAGGAAGACCGCGCCATCACCTGCCCCAACGCGGGCAGCCACGGCTGCCTCGACCTGTGGGCACCCGACCTGTTCGGCGAATTCGCCGGGGTGTGCACCTACTGCGGGCACCATTTTCCCATGGAATACCAGTGGTACCTGCACAACGTGTTCGATGAAGGCTCCATCTTCGAGTTCAACGCCGAGATCGAAGCGGGCAACCCGCTTGGTTTCGAAGGCTTCGACGTCAAGCTGGAGCAGGCCAAGAAGCAGACCGGCCTGAAGAGCGGCTGCGTCACCTTCGAGGCGCGCATCGACAACGTGAAGCTGGTGGTGGCCATGCTGGTTGCCCCGTTCCGGGGCGGCTCCGTGGGTGCGGCAGAGGGCGAAAAGTTCGTCCAGGCCGCCGAGCGCGCCAAGAAGAAGCGCTACCCCTTCCTGGCCTACGTGCACGGCACCGCGGGCATCCGCATCCAGGAAGGCACCAACGGCGTCATCCAGATGCCCCGCTGCACCATGGCCGTGCGCCGCTACATCGAGGCCGGTGGCCTGTACCTCGTGCTGTACGACACCAACTCGTACGCCGGGCCGCTGGCCAGCTTCCTCGGCTGCTCGCCCTACCAGTTCTCCATCCGTTCGGCCAACATCGGCTTCGCCGGGCCGGGCGTCATCAAGGAGACCACGGGCGTGGACATCCCGCCGGACTACCACCGGGCCTATCGCGCCCTGTCGCGCGGGCACATCCAGGGCATCTGGGACCGCCGCGACGCGCGCATGAACCTGAAGCAGGCCCTTCTGACCATGGGCGGCCGCAACCTCTACTACCGGTAG
- a CDS encoding biotin attachment protein, translating into MFDITQLLDEIKASPYEEIVVTAPHTGVVTFADVREGTRVIGPSGTWKEKKGTLLATIERERNQKPIHAVEKGEVKEVLRHLEGAFVEAGTPLVRLRHFLSKDEVLAIILKKALHLFVAPERAKYYFAPDVDKKVKASGASSVSLHEGMDLFIMSRMKREASLAYSGPSGVIYAVYFQHNENVDAGQPLIGVCPPDQLSLIEDVVARVQTEWEERE; encoded by the coding sequence GTGTTCGACATCACGCAATTGCTGGATGAGATAAAGGCGTCTCCCTACGAGGAGATCGTCGTCACCGCGCCGCATACCGGCGTGGTCACGTTCGCCGACGTGCGCGAAGGCACCCGGGTCATCGGGCCTTCCGGCACGTGGAAGGAAAAGAAGGGCACGCTGCTCGCCACCATCGAGCGCGAGCGCAACCAGAAGCCCATCCACGCCGTGGAAAAGGGCGAGGTCAAGGAAGTGCTGCGGCACCTGGAAGGCGCCTTCGTCGAGGCGGGCACCCCCCTCGTGCGGCTGCGCCACTTCCTGTCCAAGGACGAGGTGCTGGCCATCATCCTCAAGAAGGCCCTGCACCTCTTTGTCGCGCCGGAACGCGCCAAGTACTACTTCGCGCCCGACGTGGACAAGAAGGTCAAGGCCTCCGGCGCCAGCTCCGTCTCGCTGCACGAGGGCATGGACCTGTTCATCATGTCGCGCATGAAGCGCGAGGCCTCGCTGGCCTATTCCGGCCCCAGCGGCGTCATCTACGCCGTGTACTTCCAGCACAACGAAAACGTGGATGCGGGCCAGCCCCTCATCGGCGTGTGCCCGCCGGACCAGCTGTCGCTCATCGAGGACGTGGTTGCCCGCGTGCAGACCGAGTGGGAAGAACGGGAGTAA
- a CDS encoding single-stranded DNA-binding protein — protein sequence MLNKVMIIGRLGRDPELRYAQNGTPIANLRIATDESYTDRDGNKVDRVEWHTVVVFQRAAENCANYLGKGSLVFVEGSLQTRKWQDQNGQDRYSTEIKAQRVQFLDRRGEGAGAQPAEGGGAPRRSYQQPSGGQGGGQGGQGGQGGQGGQRRQAPQGDPYGGMDDDLGPAFPSEASGMDDVPF from the coding sequence ATGCTCAACAAGGTCATGATCATAGGACGTCTCGGCCGCGACCCCGAACTGCGCTACGCCCAGAACGGCACCCCCATCGCCAACCTGCGCATCGCCACCGACGAATCGTACACCGACCGCGACGGCAACAAGGTCGACCGCGTGGAGTGGCACACCGTGGTGGTTTTTCAGCGCGCGGCGGAAAACTGCGCCAACTACCTCGGCAAGGGCAGCCTTGTCTTTGTCGAAGGCAGCCTGCAAACCCGCAAGTGGCAGGACCAGAACGGCCAGGACCGCTACTCCACCGAAATCAAGGCCCAGCGCGTCCAGTTCCTTGACCGGCGCGGCGAAGGCGCGGGCGCCCAGCCCGCCGAAGGCGGCGGCGCTCCCCGCCGGTCCTACCAGCAGCCCTCGGGTGGGCAGGGCGGCGGTCAGGGTGGTCAAGGTGGTCAGGGCGGGCAGGGCGGCCAGCGCCGTCAGGCCCCGCAGGGCGATCCCTACGGCGGCATGGACGACGACCTCGGACCGGCCTTCCCTTCCGAAGCCAGCGGCATGGACGACGTGCCGTTCTAG
- a CDS encoding sugar-binding transcriptional regulator yields the protein MMHDPMERALLSRIAWAYYVEGMTQSDVADWLGISRVRVNRLLQVCRDEGYVQILVNADRAVCYEHERRMEATFGLRRAVVIPTPPSQKSLNRNLGHAAAQYLSGVLRDGSSLGLGWGTTVAAAATAVPRKPAQGLTVVSLYGGLPYSVVINPYEIVATFARRLCASQTYYIAAPMFAPSPESCRLLKSQELFRSVYARAVRVDVALIGIGQLATDATNVVLGAITQDDVRSLQRTTAVGEVFGTFVDASGVPVEHPMNACFMGPSLDEVRSIPMTIAAAGGENKTAIIRAALTGGFVNVLVTDESTAVRLLDREHGGDA from the coding sequence ATGATGCACGACCCCATGGAACGCGCGCTGCTCAGCCGTATTGCGTGGGCCTATTACGTCGAGGGCATGACCCAGTCCGACGTGGCCGACTGGCTGGGCATCAGCCGGGTACGCGTCAACAGGCTGCTTCAGGTCTGCCGCGACGAAGGCTACGTGCAGATTCTGGTCAACGCCGACCGGGCCGTCTGCTACGAGCACGAGCGCCGCATGGAGGCCACCTTCGGCCTGCGCCGCGCCGTGGTCATACCCACTCCACCTTCGCAGAAATCGCTCAACCGCAATCTTGGCCACGCCGCCGCCCAGTACCTTTCCGGGGTGCTGCGCGACGGTTCGTCGCTGGGCCTCGGTTGGGGCACCACCGTTGCCGCCGCCGCCACCGCCGTGCCGCGCAAGCCCGCGCAGGGGCTTACCGTGGTTTCGCTGTACGGCGGCCTGCCCTACAGCGTGGTGATCAATCCGTATGAAATCGTGGCAACGTTCGCGCGGCGCCTGTGCGCCTCGCAGACCTACTACATTGCCGCGCCCATGTTCGCCCCCAGCCCGGAATCGTGCCGCCTGCTGAAGTCGCAGGAGCTGTTCCGCTCCGTGTACGCGCGGGCGGTGCGGGTGGACGTGGCGCTCATCGGCATTGGCCAGCTTGCCACCGACGCCACCAACGTGGTGCTCGGCGCCATAACCCAGGATGACGTGCGCTCGTTGCAGCGCACCACGGCCGTCGGCGAGGTGTTCGGCACCTTCGTCGACGCTTCGGGCGTGCCCGTCGAACACCCCATGAACGCCTGCTTCATGGGGCCAAGCCTCGACGAGGTGCGCTCCATACCGATGACCATCGCCGCCGCCGGCGGCGAGAACAAGACTGCGATCATAAGGGCGGCGCTTACCGGCGGCTTCGTCAACGTGCTGGTCACGGACGAAAGCACTGCGGTGCGCCTGCTCGATCGGGAACATGGAGGAGATGCATGA
- a CDS encoding glycerol-3-phosphate dehydrogenase/oxidase — translation MNRSGLLERLKSGREFDLLVIGGGATGCGVAVDAATRGLDVALVDRADFAQGTSSRSTKLVHGGVRYLEKAVLQCDREQFGLVREGLRERGFLLANAPHLAHAVRLLTPVPTWKDAGYMFAGLTLYDLLAGRLGLGHSKFVGKRAAERMFPTLRMGDYKAAVTYWDGQFNDARMAVALARTANAHGATCCNHVEVTHLIKEGGRLRGAELRDMLTGETWTLRARGIINATGPMADTVRRMDDPGADEILKVSSGIHIVLEAGFTPPDLSLMIPKTEDGRVLFMIPWQNHVVFGTTDEHANPEHDPVPDVADIDYLLRYASKYLSRPVTRGDVRAVWSGLRPLVFAPGKGSTQELARTHVIEVSPAGLLTIAGGKWTSYRMMAQDTVDRADVAFGLNLTRPCVTRHLKVVGARGFIPGGYTEIAREYGVPVELAKALHGTYGDETGQVLTIARDENLGDRVHPDHTHIMAEVAFIVRNEMAMRLVDVLVRRLPMGLLDVEHTLQAAPGVARIMAAELGWDAARTDAELQYLETYLSGWRAPRD, via the coding sequence ATGAACAGGTCAGGGTTGCTGGAACGACTGAAGTCCGGTCGCGAATTCGATCTACTGGTGATCGGCGGCGGGGCTACCGGTTGCGGCGTGGCCGTGGATGCGGCAACGCGCGGGCTGGACGTCGCGCTGGTCGATCGGGCCGATTTCGCGCAGGGCACCAGCAGCCGCAGCACCAAACTGGTGCACGGCGGGGTGCGCTACCTGGAAAAGGCGGTGCTGCAATGCGACCGCGAACAGTTCGGCCTGGTGCGTGAAGGCCTGCGCGAACGCGGCTTTCTGCTGGCCAACGCCCCCCATCTGGCCCATGCGGTGCGCCTGCTGACGCCCGTGCCCACCTGGAAGGACGCGGGTTACATGTTTGCCGGGCTTACCCTGTACGACCTGCTGGCCGGGCGCCTTGGCCTCGGCCACAGCAAGTTCGTGGGCAAGCGGGCGGCGGAACGCATGTTCCCCACCCTGCGCATGGGTGACTACAAGGCCGCCGTCACTTACTGGGACGGCCAGTTCAACGATGCGCGCATGGCCGTGGCCCTGGCCCGCACCGCCAACGCCCACGGTGCCACCTGCTGCAACCACGTGGAAGTCACCCACCTGATCAAGGAAGGCGGGCGGCTGCGCGGCGCGGAACTGCGCGACATGCTGACCGGCGAAACGTGGACCCTGCGCGCCAGGGGCATCATCAACGCCACCGGCCCCATGGCCGACACCGTGCGTCGCATGGACGACCCCGGCGCGGATGAAATCCTCAAGGTCAGCTCGGGCATCCACATCGTGCTTGAGGCGGGCTTCACCCCGCCGGACCTTTCGCTGATGATTCCCAAGACCGAAGACGGTCGCGTGCTGTTCATGATTCCGTGGCAGAACCACGTGGTCTTCGGCACCACCGACGAGCACGCCAACCCCGAGCACGACCCCGTGCCCGACGTGGCCGACATCGACTACCTGCTGCGTTACGCCAGCAAGTACCTGTCGCGCCCCGTCACGCGCGGCGACGTGCGCGCGGTGTGGAGCGGGCTGCGGCCGCTGGTGTTCGCGCCCGGCAAGGGCAGTACCCAGGAACTGGCCCGCACCCACGTCATCGAGGTTTCGCCCGCCGGGCTGCTGACCATCGCGGGCGGCAAGTGGACCAGCTACCGCATGATGGCCCAGGACACCGTGGACCGCGCCGACGTGGCCTTCGGCCTGAACCTGACGCGCCCCTGCGTGACCCGCCATCTGAAGGTTGTCGGCGCGCGCGGGTTCATCCCCGGCGGGTACACCGAAATCGCGCGCGAATACGGCGTGCCGGTGGAACTGGCCAAGGCGCTGCACGGTACCTACGGCGACGAGACGGGGCAGGTGCTGACCATCGCCCGCGACGAGAACCTGGGCGACCGCGTGCACCCCGACCACACGCACATCATGGCAGAGGTTGCCTTCATCGTGCGCAACGAAATGGCCATGCGCCTGGTGGACGTGCTGGTGCGCCGCCTGCCCATGGGCCTGCTGGACGTGGAGCACACGCTTCAGGCCGCGCCGGGCGTTGCCCGGATCATGGCCGCCGAACTCGGCTGGGATGCAGCCCGGACCGACGCGGAACTGCAATACCTCGAAACGTATCTTTCGGGGTGGCGCGCGCCCAGGGATTAA